The bacterium DNA window GCTGATGACTCCTACCTCATCGCGATTCACCCCTTGGGGTGGGAGACCAGCCGTGCCTGCGGAAACGCTCAATCTCTCTCTGTCGCAATTCCTCTTGGTCGCGCTCGGCGGCGCCACCGGCTCCGTCCTGCGTTGGACCTCCTCGACGATCGTCGCCGCGTGGACGAAGCCGTCGTCGTTCCCGTGGGGCACGACGGTCGTCAACCTCGCCGGCTGCTTCGTGATCGGCTTGTTGATGGGCGCGGCGGAGTACCGCGGCGCGCTCGG harbors:
- the crcB gene encoding fluoride efflux transporter CrcB, which encodes MPAETLNLSLSQFLLVALGGATGSVLRWTSSTIVAAWTKPSSFPWGTTVVNLAGCFVIGLLMGAAEYRGALGPNARLLLVTGLVGGFTTFSTFGFETVQLLRAGRAVAAAASVLLQVGVGIGAIVAGLALARR